A genomic region of Rhizobium sp. NXC24 contains the following coding sequences:
- a CDS encoding type II toxin-antitoxin system RelE/ParE family toxin gives MKIRNVIHKGDDASGLQPALVPKLRRIISFLQDMEQEEELRTVPSWKAHLLTGDRKGTWSLFVTKNWRLTFRIDRTEIEIIDLDYEDYH, from the coding sequence ATGAAGATCAGAAACGTGATTCATAAGGGGGATGATGCCTCCGGCTTGCAGCCGGCCCTCGTGCCAAAACTACGGCGAATTATTTCCTTCCTCCAGGATATGGAACAAGAGGAGGAATTGCGGACGGTGCCGAGTTGGAAAGCCCATCTACTCACCGGCGACCGCAAAGGCACTTGGAGCCTCTTTGTCACGAAAAACTGGCGACTGACGTTTCGGATAGACCGGACAGAAATTGAGATCATCGACCTCGATTATGAAGATTATCACTAG
- the ppdK gene encoding pyruvate, phosphate dikinase, whose product MTKWVYTFGDGKAEGRAKDYERLGGKGANLAEMCSLGLPVPPGLTIISEVCAFYYKNGRNVPEDLKLQVMQGLKQMEAITGRKFGDTIRPLLVSVRSGGRASMPGMMDTVLNLGLNDDTVQALGHDAGDARFAWDSYRRFIQMYADVVMGLDNEIFEEILEDEKARLGHEFDTDLSAVEWQHVVSLYKAVIEEELDEAFPQEPEVQLWGAVGAVFSSWMNPRAITYRHLHNIPEAWGTAVNIQAMVFGNLGNSSATGVAFTRNPSTGEKELYGEFLVNAQGEDVVAGIRTPQSITEAARIASGYDRPSMEKLMPEAFAEFRRICAELEAHYRDMQDLEFTIERGKLWMLQTRAGKRTTKAAMKVAVDMVDEGLITEDEAVSRIEPSTLDQLLHPTIDPRVHREIIGSGLPASPGAATGEVVFTAEEAIVAEEEGRKVILVRIETSPEDIHGMHAAEGILTTRGGMTSHAAVVARGMGIPCVVGAGTMRIDMRNEKLIGIGVTLKKGDIVTIDGSTGQVLKGEVAMIQPELSGDFGRIMEWADRSRRMTVRTNADTPADARAARSFGAEGIGLCRTEHMFFEGDRIHVMREMILAEGEEGRRAALAKLLPMQRLDFTGMFTIMHGLPVTIRLLDPPLHEFLPKTDEEIAEVAGIMGMEPAILRQRVDALHEFNPMLGHRGCRLAISYPEIVEMQARAIFEAAVSAAKETGAAVVPEIMVPLVGLRSELDYVKARIEEVARAVMTEAKMKIDYLVGTMIELPRAALRAHIIAEAAEFFSFGTNDLTQTTFGMSRDDAAAFIPTYQRKGIIEHDPFISLDFDGVGELIRIAAERGRRTRNDMKLGICGEHGGDPASIHFCEEIGLDYVSCSPFRVPIARLAAAQAAIRGKA is encoded by the coding sequence ATGACGAAGTGGGTTTATACATTCGGCGACGGGAAGGCCGAGGGGCGCGCCAAGGACTATGAGCGGCTCGGGGGGAAGGGCGCCAATCTTGCCGAAATGTGCAGCCTTGGCCTGCCGGTTCCCCCTGGCTTGACGATCATCAGCGAAGTCTGCGCTTTCTATTACAAAAACGGCCGCAACGTTCCGGAAGACCTGAAGCTGCAGGTGATGCAGGGGCTGAAGCAGATGGAGGCGATCACCGGGCGCAAGTTCGGCGATACCATTCGCCCGCTGCTCGTTTCCGTACGCTCTGGCGGTCGCGCCTCCATGCCTGGCATGATGGATACCGTCCTCAATCTCGGCCTCAACGACGACACGGTGCAGGCGCTCGGCCATGATGCCGGCGACGCCCGCTTCGCCTGGGACAGCTATCGGCGCTTCATCCAGATGTATGCCGATGTCGTCATGGGTCTCGACAACGAGATTTTCGAGGAAATCCTGGAGGATGAGAAGGCTCGCCTCGGCCATGAGTTCGATACCGATCTTTCTGCCGTTGAGTGGCAGCATGTTGTCTCGCTTTATAAGGCCGTCATAGAAGAGGAACTGGACGAGGCTTTCCCGCAGGAGCCCGAGGTGCAGCTATGGGGTGCCGTCGGCGCGGTGTTTTCCAGTTGGATGAACCCGCGTGCGATCACCTATCGTCATTTGCATAATATTCCCGAAGCCTGGGGCACGGCGGTCAATATCCAGGCCATGGTCTTCGGCAATCTCGGCAATTCTTCCGCCACGGGTGTTGCCTTCACCCGCAATCCCTCGACGGGTGAAAAGGAGCTCTACGGCGAATTCCTGGTCAATGCGCAGGGCGAGGATGTCGTCGCCGGTATTCGCACCCCGCAGAGCATCACCGAGGCGGCCCGTATCGCCTCCGGCTACGACCGGCCGTCGATGGAAAAGCTGATGCCGGAAGCCTTTGCCGAATTCCGTCGCATCTGCGCCGAGCTCGAAGCGCATTACCGTGACATGCAGGATCTGGAATTCACCATTGAGCGCGGCAAGCTCTGGATGCTGCAGACCCGCGCCGGCAAGCGCACCACCAAGGCGGCAATGAAGGTCGCTGTCGATATGGTCGACGAAGGTCTGATCACCGAGGATGAGGCCGTTTCGCGCATCGAGCCCTCGACCCTTGATCAGCTCCTTCACCCAACGATCGATCCGCGCGTGCATCGGGAGATCATCGGCTCCGGCTTGCCGGCTTCGCCGGGGGCCGCGACCGGCGAGGTTGTCTTCACCGCCGAGGAGGCGATTGTCGCAGAAGAGGAGGGCCGCAAGGTCATTCTCGTGCGCATCGAGACCAGCCCGGAGGATATTCACGGCATGCATGCCGCCGAGGGGATTCTCACCACGCGCGGCGGCATGACCAGCCACGCGGCGGTGGTTGCCCGTGGCATGGGCATTCCCTGCGTGGTCGGCGCCGGCACCATGCGCATCGACATGCGCAACGAAAAGCTGATCGGCATCGGCGTCACCCTGAAAAAGGGCGACATTGTCACCATCGATGGTTCCACCGGTCAGGTGCTGAAGGGCGAGGTGGCGATGATCCAGCCGGAACTGTCAGGCGATTTCGGGCGTATCATGGAGTGGGCCGACCGCTCGCGCCGCATGACGGTGCGCACAAATGCGGACACACCGGCGGACGCCCGCGCCGCTCGTTCCTTCGGTGCCGAAGGCATCGGCCTTTGCCGCACCGAACACATGTTCTTCGAGGGCGACCGCATCCATGTCATGCGCGAGATGATCCTTGCGGAAGGCGAGGAGGGCCGCCGCGCCGCGCTCGCCAAGCTCTTGCCGATGCAGCGGCTCGATTTCACCGGCATGTTCACCATCATGCACGGCTTGCCGGTGACCATCCGCCTGCTGGACCCGCCATTGCACGAGTTCCTGCCGAAGACGGACGAGGAGATCGCGGAGGTCGCCGGCATCATGGGCATGGAGCCGGCCATATTGCGCCAGCGCGTCGATGCGCTGCATGAGTTCAATCCGATGCTCGGCCATCGCGGTTGCCGCCTGGCGATTTCCTATCCTGAAATCGTCGAGATGCAGGCCCGCGCCATCTTCGAGGCGGCGGTCTCTGCCGCAAAGGAAACGGGTGCCGCGGTCGTGCCGGAGATCATGGTGCCGCTGGTCGGCCTGCGCTCGGAGCTCGATTACGTCAAGGCACGTATCGAAGAGGTGGCCCGCGCGGTCATGACGGAAGCCAAGATGAAGATCGATTATCTCGTTGGCACGATGATCGAGCTGCCGCGCGCGGCCCTCCGCGCGCACATCATCGCGGAAGCGGCCGAATTCTTCTCGTTTGGCACGAATGACCTCACGCAGACCACCTTCGGCATGTCGCGCGACGATGCCGCCGCCTTCATCCCCACCTATCAGCGCAAGGGGATCATAGAGCATGATCCCTTCATCTCACTCGATTTCGACGGCGTGGGAGAACTGATTCGCATCGCTGCCGAGCGCGGCCGTCGCACGCGCAACGATATGAAGCTCGGCATCTGCGGCGAACATGGCGGCGATCCGGCTTCGATCCACTTTTGCGAGGAAATCGGGCTGGATTACGTGTCCTGCTCGCCCTTCCGCGTGCCGATCGCAAGGCTTGCGGCGGCGCAGGCGGCCATCAGAGGCAAGGCTTGA
- a CDS encoding Rha family transcriptional regulator, producing the protein MNSLTRMSAPVTMSSQDIADLLEKRHDKVKQSIERLAERGVIQHPPMGEVKNHLGQTVEVYRIGKRDSYVIVAQLSPEFTARLVDRWQELEQAATSPRILTTTETLIQMLQLQAEVERRQEQQAKAITAIDARVERVETAQTVLSARPANSESIVHIRTRIWRLYGLSDATIDAVMRQSLYAPKPAGLVRNDRAEADGATYAVYWQKDVTKAFERFISECKQVSEKYFTHPFIEGRFKMVLKH; encoded by the coding sequence ATGAATTCCCTCACCCGCATGTCCGCACCAGTAACGATGTCCAGTCAGGACATCGCCGACCTGCTTGAAAAGCGCCACGATAAGGTAAAGCAGTCGATCGAACGGCTTGCTGAACGTGGCGTCATCCAACATCCCCCAATGGGGGAAGTTAAAAACCACCTGGGCCAGACGGTCGAGGTCTACCGGATCGGAAAGCGCGACAGCTATGTGATCGTCGCTCAGCTCTCGCCCGAGTTCACGGCTCGCCTTGTCGATCGCTGGCAAGAGCTTGAGCAGGCTGCTACCTCCCCTCGCATTCTGACCACGACCGAGACGTTGATCCAGATGCTGCAGCTTCAGGCCGAGGTCGAGCGCCGGCAGGAGCAGCAAGCGAAAGCTATCACAGCGATTGACGCCCGCGTCGAGCGTGTCGAGACAGCGCAAACGGTTCTCAGCGCTCGGCCAGCCAATTCCGAAAGCATCGTCCACATCCGCACGCGCATATGGCGGCTCTACGGCCTGTCGGACGCAACGATCGATGCTGTCATGCGACAATCGCTCTACGCGCCAAAACCCGCCGGCTTGGTTCGTAATGACCGTGCAGAGGCCGATGGCGCCACATATGCGGTTTATTGGCAGAAGGACGTCACCAAGGCGTTCGAGCGATTCATTTCCGAGTGCAAACAGGTGAGCGAGAAATACTTCACACACCCGTTTATCGAGGGCCGCTTCAAGATGGTCCTGAAACATTGA
- a CDS encoding site-specific integrase has translation MSQKKRPARLWLRPDTGTWFIKDGSKRIPTECREDEVAAAQERLANYIASKYQPQRSSRSAEVTIADIVIVYSEEKAQQTARPKETLAMLDRVNDFFGDMLLTEIKGQTCRDYAADRGNLGGARRDLETLRAAIRYYHGEHTLDMVPKITLPEKGMPRQKWLTRQEVARLLRAARREKQCGHLVRLIMIGLYTGTRLSATLNLQWMPNTTAGHVDLDRGVIYRRAEGERVAHNKRRTPVKIPPRLLRFLRYWHKADTVTDSDGRTVTMRYVITYAGEKITKPHKAFRTIRDSAGFADDVTPHVLRHTRATWLAQAGVDTEQAAASLGMTSEEFERTYAHASPDFQQQAANAF, from the coding sequence ATGTCTCAAAAAAAGCGACCTGCCCGGCTCTGGCTCAGGCCAGACACTGGCACCTGGTTTATCAAAGACGGAAGCAAGCGTATCCCCACGGAATGCCGCGAGGATGAGGTTGCAGCAGCTCAGGAGCGGCTCGCAAACTATATCGCCAGCAAATACCAGCCCCAGCGCAGCAGTCGTTCCGCTGAAGTCACGATAGCGGATATCGTGATTGTCTATTCCGAGGAGAAGGCCCAGCAAACTGCGCGGCCAAAGGAGACGCTGGCGATGCTCGATCGCGTCAACGACTTCTTTGGCGACATGTTGCTGACCGAAATCAAGGGGCAGACGTGCCGGGACTATGCGGCCGATCGGGGAAATCTTGGCGGTGCCCGCCGGGATCTGGAAACGCTGCGCGCCGCGATCCGCTACTACCACGGCGAACATACGCTCGACATGGTGCCGAAGATCACGCTGCCAGAGAAGGGAATGCCGCGCCAGAAATGGCTAACCAGGCAGGAAGTTGCCCGGTTATTGCGTGCTGCCAGGCGAGAAAAGCAGTGCGGCCATCTGGTCCGTCTCATCATGATCGGGCTTTACACCGGGACGCGCCTATCTGCCACCTTGAACCTGCAGTGGATGCCGAACACGACGGCCGGCCACGTCGACCTTGATCGTGGTGTTATCTACCGTCGAGCTGAGGGCGAGCGCGTAGCGCACAACAAGCGCCGGACGCCGGTGAAGATACCCCCTCGCCTGCTCCGCTTCCTACGGTATTGGCATAAAGCCGACACGGTGACGGATTCGGACGGTCGGACAGTCACCATGCGCTATGTCATCACCTATGCCGGGGAGAAGATCACGAAGCCGCATAAGGCGTTCAGAACGATTCGGGATTCGGCTGGCTTTGCCGACGATGTCACACCGCACGTCTTGCGCCATACCCGTGCAACGTGGCTTGCCCAGGCTGGCGTCGATACTGAACAGGCGGCGGCTTCTTTGGGGATGACGTCGGAAGAGTTTGAGCGGACTTATGCTCACGCGAGTCCGGATTTTCAACAGCAGGCAGCGAACGCATTCTAA
- a CDS encoding MBL fold metallo-hydrolase: MSVPEFDLAFEPAYGRAVPIAPGVERMTVNNPSAFTFHGTNSYIVGGSSVAVIDPGPENDAHFAALMAALKGREVTHIFVSHTHRDHSPLAKRLKEATGALTVGEGPHRAARPLHEGEVNPFAESSDTDFRPDIALGDGESVSGDGWELTALLTPGHTANHACFALEGSGIVFSADHVMAWATTIVAPPDGSMADYMASLDRLLARDDRLFFPGHGGSVKEPASFMRGLRTHRRMRERAVLERIRAGDRLIPDMVKAIYRETDPRLHGAAALSVLAHLEDLVGKGQVETDGPPALFGTYRLA; the protein is encoded by the coding sequence ATGAGCGTTCCCGAATTCGATCTTGCCTTTGAGCCAGCCTATGGCCGCGCGGTGCCCATTGCGCCCGGCGTGGAGCGGATGACGGTCAACAATCCCAGCGCTTTCACCTTTCACGGCACCAACAGCTATATCGTCGGCGGCTCGTCCGTGGCGGTGATCGACCCCGGCCCGGAGAATGACGCGCATTTCGCGGCCCTGATGGCGGCGCTGAAGGGGCGCGAGGTGACGCATATTTTCGTCAGCCATACCCACCGCGACCACTCGCCGCTTGCCAAGCGGCTGAAAGAGGCGACGGGCGCGTTGACGGTTGGCGAAGGGCCGCACCGCGCCGCGCGGCCGCTGCATGAGGGCGAGGTCAATCCCTTCGCCGAAAGCTCGGATACGGATTTTCGGCCGGATATTGCGCTTGGCGACGGCGAAAGCGTCTCCGGAGACGGCTGGGAATTGACCGCATTGCTGACGCCCGGCCATACGGCCAATCACGCCTGCTTTGCGCTGGAAGGCAGCGGCATTGTCTTTTCCGCCGATCATGTCATGGCCTGGGCGACGACGATCGTCGCGCCGCCGGATGGTTCCATGGCCGATTACATGGCGTCGCTCGACCGGCTGCTTGCCCGCGACGACCGCCTCTTCTTTCCCGGCCATGGTGGGTCGGTGAAGGAACCCGCCTCCTTCATGCGCGGTCTCAGGACCCATCGGCGCATGCGCGAACGCGCCGTATTGGAGCGGATCAGGGCCGGCGACCGCCTGATCCCCGACATGGTGAAGGCCATTTATCGCGAAACCGACCCACGCCTGCATGGCGCGGCTGCACTCTCGGTGCTGGCGCATCTGGAGGATCTCGTCGGCAAAGGTCAGGTCGAAACGGACGGGCCGCCGGCGCTGTTCGGGACCTATAGGCTGGCCTGA
- a CDS encoding HigA family addiction module antitoxin: MNALQGIRMKNPAHPGGFVKSEIIEALELSVTDAAKALGVTRPALSALLNERAHLSPEMALRIEKAFGVSMDTLMRMQNSYDIAQARKREGDIKVAPFKGKPNDPPSTAT, translated from the coding sequence ATGAACGCTTTGCAGGGCATCCGTATGAAAAACCCAGCCCATCCGGGCGGGTTCGTCAAAAGCGAGATCATTGAAGCTCTTGAGCTTTCCGTCACCGACGCAGCCAAGGCGCTGGGCGTTACGCGCCCGGCCTTGTCCGCGCTTCTCAATGAACGAGCCCACCTATCGCCAGAAATGGCTCTCAGAATCGAGAAGGCATTTGGCGTGTCTATGGATACGCTGATGCGGATGCAGAATAGCTACGACATTGCTCAAGCCCGCAAGCGGGAGGGAGACATCAAGGTGGCACCATTCAAAGGCAAGCCAAACGACCCGCCATCGACCGCAACCTAA
- a CDS encoding DUF1499 domain-containing protein encodes MTIRFDRPVSHAARASRLIASFALVLCGVILVGHRFGPLETPYFVLLLLISAGFAGLAVLLAIIGLTQLWRFAAIGGVSAFKALIYAALPLAIVGIGVERYWTRPAIYDVSTDLVDAPEWLAPPQAKQIWLPPRHFVTPQDREAQYAAYPVLTGRRYEGAADRVLEAVRKVAKDNHITIVKAEGADVVDPNSHEKPKRPARRQNQSQTPDDSAVTDMPDVVPVPTPRPYRDSVADLIRQNSDVVLQGETRTRILGLNFDVLIRLREEAETTLVDVRVASRYGQDDLGISANIAESYLKALDAELLGIAGS; translated from the coding sequence ATGACCATTCGCTTCGACCGTCCCGTTTCGCATGCCGCGCGCGCCTCGCGCCTGATTGCGTCCTTTGCGCTGGTGCTGTGCGGGGTGATTTTGGTTGGCCATCGATTCGGGCCGCTGGAAACGCCCTATTTCGTCCTGCTGCTGCTGATTTCCGCCGGCTTTGCCGGGCTGGCGGTGCTGCTTGCCATCATCGGCCTGACGCAGCTCTGGCGGTTTGCTGCCATCGGGGGCGTTTCGGCTTTTAAGGCGCTGATCTACGCCGCTCTGCCGCTGGCGATCGTCGGCATCGGCGTGGAGCGTTATTGGACACGGCCAGCAATCTACGATGTCTCTACCGATCTCGTCGATGCGCCGGAATGGCTGGCGCCGCCGCAGGCCAAGCAGATCTGGCTGCCGCCGAGGCATTTTGTGACGCCGCAGGACCGCGAGGCCCAATATGCCGCCTATCCGGTGCTGACCGGGCGTCGCTACGAAGGCGCTGCCGACCGCGTGCTCGAGGCTGTGCGCAAGGTCGCGAAGGACAATCATATCACCATCGTCAAGGCCGAAGGCGCCGATGTTGTCGATCCGAACAGCCATGAAAAGCCGAAGCGCCCTGCACGCCGGCAGAACCAGAGCCAGACACCGGACGACAGCGCCGTCACCGACATGCCCGATGTCGTCCCCGTGCCGACGCCGCGGCCTTATCGCGACAGCGTGGCCGATCTGATCCGCCAGAATTCCGACGTCGTCCTGCAGGGCGAGACCCGCACCCGCATTCTCGGCCTGAATTTCGATGTGCTGATCCGCCTGCGTGAAGAGGCGGAGACGACGCTGGTCGATGTGCGCGTTGCCTCGCGCTATGGCCAGGACGATCTCGGCATCAGCGCCAACATAGCCGAAAGCTATCTGAAGGCGCTGGACGCTGAACTCCTGGGCATTGCCGGAAGCTGA
- a CDS encoding cupin domain-containing protein, whose amino-acid sequence MSQFRARPPAVPSVLVDDAVVRIIRWDFEPGADTGHHVHGLGYVVVPMTDCQFLIEEGAESRRVDLAKGAAYRRDAGVEHNVVNAGSEPMSFIEIEYKR is encoded by the coding sequence ATGAGCCAGTTTCGCGCCCGCCCTCCGGCCGTCCCGTCGGTGTTAGTCGACGACGCCGTGGTGCGCATTATCCGCTGGGATTTCGAGCCGGGCGCCGATACCGGCCATCATGTCCATGGCCTCGGCTATGTCGTGGTGCCGATGACGGATTGCCAGTTTCTGATCGAGGAAGGGGCCGAAAGCCGCCGTGTCGATCTTGCCAAGGGCGCGGCCTACCGGCGTGACGCCGGCGTCGAGCATAATGTGGTCAATGCTGGGTCCGAACCGATGTCCTTCATTGAAATTGAATACAAGAGATGA
- a CDS encoding single-stranded DNA-binding protein: MMQAAAYGRLGQDPRSISTQSGKPMAAASMAVAVGEQDAPPLWISILAFGRVAEDLLRLQKGDMVSASGRVQRSTWTTNDGEKREQLQIVADSLVSSRTVRPHGGGRKQSDRGRQEQLPELNDQIPF, translated from the coding sequence ATGATGCAAGCTGCCGCCTATGGCCGCCTCGGACAAGATCCCCGGTCCATCTCCACCCAATCAGGAAAGCCGATGGCAGCCGCCTCCATGGCTGTTGCCGTTGGCGAGCAGGATGCTCCACCGCTCTGGATCAGCATTCTCGCATTCGGTCGTGTCGCCGAAGATCTCCTGCGCCTCCAAAAGGGCGACATGGTCAGCGCTTCGGGCCGCGTTCAGCGCAGCACATGGACCACGAACGACGGAGAGAAGCGCGAGCAGCTTCAAATCGTTGCCGATTCCCTCGTCTCCAGCCGCACAGTCCGTCCCCACGGTGGCGGTCGCAAGCAGTCGGATCGCGGACGACAGGAACAGCTTCCTGAACTCAACGATCAGATTCCGTTCTGA
- a CDS encoding serine protease — protein MKLAHILVAVAVGIATITSWATGTSAEAATAQSVSNLAAKGHSIIRSVYRVVCPSGFGTGFFHKSGKILTAYHVVQNCPNPMAQGFDGHVISLVVQAADEGLDIALLSPMMPVDAPALPIENDDHLEVGTQVATWGFPAGYPGEIPLLSVGYLSGQIVFQNQQGSNVDQWVVNAAFNSGNSGGPLIDIDTGAVIGIVDSKLAPISPQAASAIAALEANPSGLIYSGMGPDGKPINASEAQVVAIVLDELRKQTQLVIGMAIRAQDIRSFLMAQKIDP, from the coding sequence ATGAAGCTCGCACACATCCTCGTCGCTGTAGCTGTTGGCATCGCGACTATAACCAGTTGGGCCACAGGGACCTCAGCAGAGGCGGCTACCGCCCAAAGTGTCTCGAACTTGGCTGCCAAGGGACATTCAATAATAAGGTCTGTCTACAGAGTCGTTTGCCCCAGCGGCTTTGGCACCGGGTTCTTCCATAAGAGTGGCAAAATCCTCACCGCATATCATGTAGTTCAGAACTGTCCCAATCCCATGGCGCAAGGCTTTGATGGGCACGTGATTTCGTTGGTAGTTCAGGCCGCTGACGAGGGTCTCGACATAGCGTTACTAAGCCCAATGATGCCCGTCGACGCACCAGCACTTCCCATTGAGAATGATGACCATCTCGAAGTCGGCACCCAGGTCGCCACGTGGGGGTTCCCGGCGGGGTATCCGGGCGAGATACCATTGCTTAGCGTTGGATATCTCTCCGGACAGATTGTATTCCAAAATCAGCAAGGGTCGAATGTCGACCAGTGGGTTGTCAACGCAGCGTTCAACTCCGGCAACTCCGGAGGGCCCCTTATCGATATCGACACCGGCGCCGTCATAGGAATTGTCGACAGTAAGTTAGCTCCAATTTCCCCTCAGGCCGCAAGTGCCATCGCCGCACTGGAGGCAAACCCCAGCGGCCTTATCTATTCTGGCATGGGGCCAGATGGCAAACCTATTAACGCATCCGAGGCTCAGGTTGTCGCCATAGTGTTAGACGAGCTTAGAAAGCAAACGCAGCTTGTAATTGGCATGGCAATCCGCGCGCAAGATATTCGATCTTTCTTAATGGCGCAAAAGATCGATCCATAA
- a CDS encoding helix-turn-helix transcriptional regulator: protein MENILANRIKSRLKALNMNATQAALLSDLGKTAVRDIIAGKSKSPTVATLGRLATTLKCSVSYLLGDVETPELLSPTNEQIKDIQFANVQWVLRAGIFQKNAAKQKFHGQYLLYSHPSAPEHTLFLTRMGDNSMASVGILEGDIITAAVPYDDREMSLHGRLLVVIRTVPHLDLDEISLREGVATPEGLSLVTRPIDDESDVIRVDRSIEARGTYNLFMSDDEQGVSVHGFVIRVTRDIPEF, encoded by the coding sequence ATGGAAAACATTCTCGCAAATCGCATCAAAAGCCGCCTCAAGGCGCTGAACATGAATGCCACTCAAGCGGCGCTGCTCTCCGATCTCGGAAAGACAGCGGTGCGTGACATAATTGCTGGCAAATCGAAAAGCCCGACAGTCGCGACCTTGGGTAGGCTCGCGACGACGCTAAAATGCTCTGTTTCTTATCTCCTTGGAGATGTTGAAACCCCTGAGCTTTTGAGCCCGACCAATGAGCAAATCAAAGATATCCAGTTTGCTAATGTTCAATGGGTGCTGCGAGCGGGGATTTTTCAGAAGAACGCAGCGAAACAGAAGTTTCACGGTCAATATCTCCTTTATAGCCATCCTAGCGCGCCAGAACACACTCTTTTTCTGACGCGTATGGGGGACAACAGTATGGCTAGCGTCGGGATTCTGGAGGGTGACATTATCACGGCCGCTGTTCCTTATGACGATAGGGAAATGAGCCTGCATGGCAGATTGCTCGTAGTCATCCGAACCGTACCCCATCTGGACCTTGACGAAATATCTCTGCGAGAAGGCGTGGCGACGCCTGAAGGGCTGAGCCTTGTAACGCGACCCATCGATGACGAGTCAGACGTCATTCGCGTTGATAGGTCGATTGAGGCTCGCGGAACTTACAATTTGTTCATGTCCGATGATGAGCAGGGCGTAAGTGTCCATGGTTTTGTCATACGAGTAACTCGCGACATTCCGGAATTCTGA
- a CDS encoding DUF982 domain-containing protein has product MPRQWWDHPVTIETAHLGRFVTINSTERAAEFLLNEWPGDVEAKAYIAAAQILINAHEGRATTDQAREAFITAAREAGIFVFKG; this is encoded by the coding sequence ATGCCACGCCAATGGTGGGATCACCCGGTAACGATTGAAACCGCTCACCTCGGGCGCTTTGTCACGATCAACAGTACCGAACGCGCGGCTGAGTTCCTGTTGAATGAATGGCCCGGCGACGTCGAGGCTAAAGCCTATATCGCCGCAGCTCAGATTCTTATCAACGCCCACGAAGGGAGAGCAACGACTGATCAAGCTCGTGAAGCCTTCATCACCGCGGCTCGGGAAGCGGGGATTTTTGTTTTCAAGGGGTGA